Proteins encoded within one genomic window of Nonomuraea gerenzanensis:
- a CDS encoding MFS transporter, with product MTDSPVDQAPAGVIRTLRELPRAAIVLLFGIALNRMGSFVALFLVLYLTGIGYSPAQAGLVLTGFGAGSILGTFAGGSATGRFGARTVIIWSMVLCGVATAGLAAVTAFVPLLAVGFAAGAFGQMYRPAAATMLADLTPPQRLVMASAASRFGLNVGAAIGPLLGVWLAAAYSYPVVFAVNAVVSLLFAVVVLLVIPARAGRRGAAAGGDAAIGDAAIGGDADAPESTRARYRDLLRDRRFLLFLAGMFVTAVAEVQYQSTLPLEVQQSGYPTALYGAVVALNGALVILVELPLTTLIQRFSMRATVAAGCLLLGVGLGLFGLPFGPWIFVVGAVVWTMGEIISAPSIGAYPALAAPTPALRSRYIGALSTCQTAGWAVGPSIGTALFQYVGGAVWVMCAGLGVLACLGMWAGVRDPDVR from the coding sequence ATGACCGATTCGCCCGTCGACCAGGCTCCCGCCGGAGTGATCCGCACGCTGCGCGAGCTGCCGCGGGCGGCGATCGTGCTGCTGTTCGGCATCGCGCTGAACCGGATGGGCAGCTTCGTCGCCCTCTTCCTGGTCCTGTACCTGACCGGCATCGGCTACAGCCCCGCGCAGGCCGGGCTCGTGCTCACCGGGTTCGGGGCCGGGTCGATCCTGGGCACGTTCGCCGGCGGCAGCGCGACGGGGCGGTTCGGCGCGCGGACGGTGATCATCTGGTCGATGGTCCTGTGCGGCGTCGCCACGGCCGGGCTCGCCGCCGTCACGGCGTTCGTCCCGCTGCTGGCCGTCGGCTTCGCGGCGGGGGCGTTCGGGCAGATGTACCGGCCGGCCGCGGCCACGATGCTCGCCGACCTGACGCCGCCGCAGCGGCTGGTGATGGCGTCGGCCGCCAGCCGGTTCGGGCTCAACGTGGGCGCCGCCATCGGGCCGCTGCTCGGGGTGTGGCTGGCCGCCGCGTACTCCTATCCGGTGGTCTTCGCCGTCAACGCCGTCGTCAGCCTGCTCTTCGCCGTCGTCGTCCTGCTCGTCATCCCGGCCCGCGCCGGCCGCCGGGGCGCGGCGGCCGGCGGGGATGCGGCGATCGGGGATGCGGCGATCGGCGGGGACGCCGACGCTCCCGAGAGCACGCGGGCCCGCTACCGCGACCTGCTGCGCGACCGCCGCTTCCTGCTGTTCCTGGCGGGCATGTTCGTCACCGCGGTCGCCGAGGTCCAGTACCAGTCCACGCTGCCGCTGGAGGTGCAGCAGAGCGGCTACCCGACCGCCCTCTACGGCGCCGTCGTCGCGCTCAACGGCGCCCTGGTGATCCTCGTCGAGCTGCCGCTGACCACCCTCATCCAGCGCTTCTCCATGCGTGCCACCGTCGCCGCCGGCTGCCTCCTGCTCGGTGTCGGCCTGGGCCTGTTCGGCCTGCCCTTCGGCCCGTGGATCTTCGTGGTCGGCGCCGTGGTGTGGACGATGGGGGAGATCATCAGCGCTCCGTCCATCGGTGCGTACCCGGCCCTCGCCGCCCCCACTCCCGCCCTGCGCAGCCGCTACATCGGCGCCCTGTCCACCTGCCAGACGGCGGGGTGGGCCGTCGGGCCGAGCATCGGGACGGCGCTGTTCCAGTACGTGGGGGGTGCGGTTTGGGTGATGTGCGCGGGGCTGGGGGTGCTGGCCTGCCTGGGCATGTGGGCGGGGGTACGCGACCCCGACGTGCGTTAG
- a CDS encoding TetR/AcrR family transcriptional regulator: MMSSTPARPPGRPRSGVNDVVFAATLRTVHELGYARATVERIAAAAGIAKTTIYRRWPTKGALIVDCLLDAFGPVPLEGGSRAEIMAAAVRWTAGKIGEPGVGDAFAGVFSDAVSDPELREILSTRLQDPYRIALQRALGEPENRVLFFIDVVVGTLLHRMGMTGEPMVDADVDALVELVVPSFR; encoded by the coding sequence ATGATGTCGAGCACACCCGCCCGGCCGCCCGGCCGCCCGCGTTCCGGCGTCAACGACGTGGTCTTCGCCGCGACGCTGCGCACGGTTCACGAGCTGGGTTACGCGCGTGCCACGGTGGAGCGCATCGCCGCCGCCGCGGGCATCGCGAAGACGACGATCTACCGGCGGTGGCCGACGAAGGGCGCGCTGATCGTGGACTGCCTGCTCGACGCGTTCGGCCCGGTGCCGCTGGAGGGGGGGAGCCGGGCCGAGATCATGGCCGCGGCCGTCCGCTGGACCGCGGGGAAGATCGGTGAGCCGGGGGTGGGCGATGCGTTCGCGGGGGTGTTCAGCGATGCGGTCAGTGATCCGGAGCTGCGGGAGATTCTCTCGACGCGGTTGCAGGATCCCTATCGGATCGCGCTCCAGCGGGCGCTGGGGGAGCCGGAGAACCGGGTGCTGTTCTTCATCGACGTCGTGGTCGGGACCCTGTTGCACCGGATGGGCATGACGGGGGAGCCGATGGTGGATGCCGATGTGGATGCGCTGGTGGAGCTGGTCGTGCCGTCGTTCCGCTGA
- a CDS encoding ABC transporter ATP-binding protein, protein MIRMLLRVLGHQYARPVRRTVALMTATAVVEGLSYVLLVPVLQALFGDDPAAARPWLIGFGAAVAVYAVLRYVSDLSGFRVGTTLLRGTYRRLGDHLARLPVGWYGPGRVGEVSLLASRGVLQAMSVLAHVLAPYVSAAVTPLTIVAVMLAYNWQLGLAALLAAPVVAGIQLWTGRATAAADADRHHRDQQAAGRVIEYLQAQPVLRAGGRTAERFGLLDDSLRELRRASRRSMLSALPGILGLSLTVQAILTALLVLGTYLALGGAIGPAEVLAILVLATRCADPLLSLGDIGGQVRGARAELVKLDTLLRTPPLPEPGEPLSPARHDLEFDSVTFRHGGRTVIDGLSLTLPEGRRLAVVGPSGAGKTTLLQLLARFHDVDAGAVRIGGVDVRAMDTQMLMARIAIVFQDVYLFDGTIEDNIRLGRPDATEAEVRAAAGAARLDEVIDRLPDGWATPVGEGGALLSGGERQRVSIARALLKDAPIVLLDEVTSALDPVNEAAVHQGIERLMAGRTVVMVAHRLRTVRDADHIAFLDGGRIVEEGTHDELLRRGGRYAAFWDISMAPNGH, encoded by the coding sequence ATGATCCGCATGCTGCTGCGCGTCCTGGGACACCAGTACGCGCGACCGGTGCGCCGCACCGTGGCCCTGATGACGGCGACCGCGGTCGTCGAGGGCCTGTCGTACGTCCTGCTGGTCCCCGTGCTCCAGGCGCTGTTCGGCGACGATCCCGCCGCGGCCCGGCCGTGGCTGATCGGGTTCGGCGCGGCGGTCGCGGTCTACGCCGTGCTGCGCTACGTCAGCGACCTGTCCGGGTTCCGCGTCGGGACCACGCTGCTGCGCGGCACGTACCGGCGGCTCGGCGACCACCTGGCCCGCCTGCCCGTCGGCTGGTACGGCCCCGGCCGCGTCGGCGAGGTGTCGCTCCTGGCCAGCAGGGGCGTGCTGCAGGCGATGAGCGTGCTCGCGCACGTGCTGGCGCCGTACGTCTCCGCCGCCGTGACGCCCCTGACCATCGTCGCGGTGATGCTCGCCTACAACTGGCAGCTCGGGCTGGCCGCGCTGCTCGCCGCGCCCGTCGTGGCGGGCATCCAGCTCTGGACGGGACGCGCCACGGCCGCGGCCGACGCGGACCGTCACCACCGCGACCAGCAGGCGGCCGGCCGGGTCATCGAGTATCTGCAGGCCCAGCCGGTGCTGCGGGCGGGCGGTCGCACCGCCGAGCGCTTCGGCCTGCTCGACGACTCGCTGCGCGAGCTGCGGCGCGCCTCCCGCCGTTCCATGCTGTCGGCGTTGCCCGGCATCCTGGGCCTGTCGCTCACGGTGCAGGCGATCCTCACCGCGCTGCTGGTGCTGGGCACGTACCTGGCGCTGGGCGGGGCCATCGGCCCGGCCGAGGTGCTGGCCATCCTGGTCCTGGCCACGCGCTGCGCCGACCCCCTGCTCTCCCTCGGCGACATCGGCGGGCAGGTCCGCGGCGCCCGTGCCGAGCTGGTCAAGCTCGACACGCTGCTGCGCACCCCGCCGCTGCCCGAGCCGGGCGAGCCGCTCAGCCCGGCCCGCCACGACCTGGAGTTCGACTCCGTCACCTTCCGCCACGGCGGCCGCACGGTGATCGACGGCCTCTCGCTGACCCTCCCTGAAGGCCGGCGGCTGGCCGTCGTCGGCCCCTCGGGCGCGGGCAAGACCACCCTGCTGCAGCTCCTGGCCCGTTTCCACGACGTGGACGCCGGCGCCGTCCGCATCGGCGGCGTGGACGTCCGCGCCATGGACACGCAGATGCTGATGGCGCGGATCGCCATCGTCTTCCAGGACGTCTACCTCTTCGACGGCACCATCGAGGACAACATCAGGCTCGGCCGCCCCGACGCCACCGAGGCCGAGGTCCGCGCGGCGGCGGGCGCGGCCCGCCTGGACGAGGTGATCGACCGCCTGCCGGACGGCTGGGCCACCCCGGTCGGCGAGGGCGGCGCCCTGCTGTCGGGCGGCGAGCGCCAGCGCGTCTCCATCGCCCGCGCCCTGCTCAAGGACGCCCCCATCGTGCTGCTGGACGAGGTCACCTCCGCCCTCGACCCGGTGAACGAGGCGGCCGTGCACCAGGGCATCGAGCGGTTGATGGCGGGCCGGACGGTGGTGATGGTGGCGCACCGGCTGCGTACCGTGCGCGACGCCGACCACATCGCGTTCCTGGACGGCGGCCGGATCGTGGAGGAGGGCACGCACGACGAGCTGCTCCGCCGAGGCGGGCGCTACGCCGCTTTTTGGGATATTTCCATGGCACCGAATGGCCATTGA
- a CDS encoding beta-ketoacyl-[acyl-carrier-protein] synthase family protein, with protein MTGIGSFAYVTGDAEGRPEDIPGFDDLWRAVSPDAAFAAMGTGTYRKMTGPLVPYVVDCVAKVLSAPGVRAGEVDRLVLATSDGALGLLGRDVAVEVMRAAGLTACVPAIVSLQQCCSSIEALRYGWDLAAAGARHVVLVALDRTPDDRDRVKSFALFGDAVAGCLISREHGGLTLAGTGLAADFAGMVGQDTFASRQAVARTALGQAFARAGREPGHVTKIFTSSLYAPVAGFNAMAAGQARGLLHFQEPMTRYGHCGNADWLINLMDYTDKTGLERGALYLAQASAPGFFACALLEARQ; from the coding sequence GTGACCGGCATCGGATCCTTCGCGTACGTGACCGGTGACGCCGAAGGCCGCCCGGAGGACATCCCCGGCTTCGACGACCTGTGGCGCGCGGTGTCGCCGGACGCCGCGTTCGCCGCGATGGGCACGGGCACGTACAGGAAGATGACCGGGCCGCTCGTCCCGTACGTCGTGGACTGCGTGGCGAAGGTGCTGAGCGCGCCCGGGGTCAGGGCCGGGGAGGTGGACCGCCTCGTGCTGGCCACCTCCGACGGCGCGCTCGGCCTGCTCGGCAGGGACGTCGCCGTCGAGGTCATGCGGGCCGCCGGGCTGACCGCGTGCGTGCCCGCGATCGTGTCGCTCCAGCAGTGCTGCAGCTCGATCGAGGCGCTGCGCTACGGCTGGGACCTGGCGGCGGCGGGCGCCCGCCACGTCGTGCTGGTGGCGCTGGACCGCACTCCCGACGACCGCGACCGGGTGAAGTCCTTCGCGCTGTTCGGGGACGCCGTGGCGGGCTGCCTGATCAGCCGCGAGCACGGCGGCCTCACGCTCGCCGGGACGGGGCTGGCCGCCGACTTCGCCGGCATGGTCGGGCAGGACACGTTCGCGTCCAGGCAGGCGGTCGCCAGGACCGCGCTCGGCCAGGCGTTCGCGCGGGCGGGCCGCGAGCCGGGGCACGTCACGAAGATCTTCACCTCCAGCCTGTACGCCCCCGTCGCCGGCTTCAACGCGATGGCCGCCGGGCAGGCCCGCGGGCTGCTGCACTTCCAGGAGCCGATGACCAGGTACGGGCACTGCGGCAACGCCGACTGGCTGATCAATCTGATGGACTACACCGACAAGACCGGCCTGGAGCGGGGCGCGCTCTACCTGGCGCAGGCCTCCGCACCCGGCTTCTTCGCGTGCGCACTACTGGAGGCAAGGCAATGA
- a CDS encoding GNAT family N-acetyltransferase: MKIVVDDLRGPEIAAFLEEHLEEMRAITPPGSVYALDLDALRVPEVTFWSVYDGDELVGCGAIKRMDDTHGEIKSMRTAYERRRDGIAGQLLTHMLAEAEAMGLTRLSLETGSTEHFARARKLYEKFGFEPCGPFGGYGPDPHSAFMTRTI, from the coding sequence ATGAAGATCGTGGTCGACGACCTGCGCGGGCCGGAGATCGCCGCGTTCCTGGAGGAGCATCTGGAGGAGATGCGCGCCATCACCCCGCCCGGCAGCGTCTACGCCCTCGACCTCGACGCGCTGCGCGTCCCCGAGGTCACGTTCTGGTCCGTGTACGACGGCGACGAACTCGTCGGCTGCGGCGCGATCAAGCGCATGGACGACACGCACGGCGAGATCAAGTCCATGCGCACCGCCTACGAGCGGCGCCGCGACGGCATCGCCGGTCAGCTCCTGACCCACATGCTGGCGGAGGCCGAGGCGATGGGCCTGACCCGGCTCAGCCTGGAGACCGGCTCCACCGAGCACTTCGCGCGGGCCAGGAAGCTGTACGAGAAGTTCGGCTTCGAGCCCTGCGGCCCGTTCGGCGGCTACGGCCCCGACCCGCACAGCGCCTTCATGACCAGGACGATCTGA
- a CDS encoding chlorinating enzyme gives MTSLTDGLTAEQVQFFKDNGYVGPFDLYEPGEAQQIWSKAMIEMALSKNKPHNSTIINYDRHLDCDTLSAHISRPEIVNKLRSLLGEDIICWKSNIFQKQPGDAGTGWHQVEKYIVGETTTAATPSLSFAYDRDDDAVLQDVSVWTAFSPAKRENGCLRFIRGSQKRWFYDEAKRLTKNPERKTDFFGYDYSELQLDPDWDPEKDDVVEMEMEPGQFVLFVEKCVHGSLPNISDQTRLGYASRYVIPQTKVYEHVDRLVEFGDEISLDYHGCVLVSGEDRYGYNRIYTRNLNGFEFKRVAADA, from the coding sequence ATGACCTCGTTGACCGACGGCCTCACCGCCGAGCAGGTCCAGTTCTTCAAGGACAACGGCTACGTTGGCCCCTTCGATCTCTACGAGCCCGGCGAGGCTCAGCAGATCTGGAGCAAGGCCATGATCGAGATGGCGCTGTCGAAGAACAAGCCGCACAACTCGACGATCATCAACTACGACCGGCACCTCGACTGCGACACGCTCTCCGCGCACATCTCGCGGCCGGAGATCGTGAACAAGCTCCGCTCGCTCCTGGGCGAGGACATCATCTGCTGGAAGTCCAACATCTTCCAGAAGCAGCCCGGCGACGCGGGCACCGGCTGGCACCAGGTCGAGAAGTACATCGTCGGCGAGACCACGACCGCCGCCACCCCCTCGCTGAGCTTCGCCTACGACCGCGACGACGACGCGGTGCTCCAGGACGTCAGCGTCTGGACCGCCTTCTCCCCGGCCAAGCGTGAGAACGGCTGCCTGCGCTTCATCCGCGGCAGCCAGAAGCGCTGGTTCTACGACGAGGCCAAGCGGCTGACCAAGAACCCCGAGCGCAAGACGGACTTCTTCGGCTACGACTACTCCGAGCTGCAGCTCGACCCCGACTGGGACCCGGAGAAGGACGACGTCGTGGAGATGGAGATGGAGCCCGGCCAGTTCGTGCTGTTCGTGGAGAAGTGCGTGCACGGCTCGCTGCCCAACATCAGCGACCAGACCCGGCTCGGCTACGCCTCCCGCTACGTCATCCCGCAGACCAAGGTGTACGAGCACGTGGACCGGCTGGTCGAGTTCGGCGACGAGATCAGCCTCGACTACCACGGCTGCGTCCTGGTCTCCGGCGAGGACAGGTACGGCTACAACCGCATCTACACCAGGAACCTCAACGGCTTCGAGTTCAAGCGGGTGGCCGCCGATGCCTGA
- a CDS encoding ATP-grasp domain-containing protein, with product MKRLVVVGTGPRLYREFMLRQIGERYEVHLVIGRPAEWETPYIAGATVVPGMTAEGIVAAVGEIVARQAVHGVMTWAESHVVDTALAAAAVGLPGPGPGAARACRDKHATRSALAARGVPQPQSVLVGDVAEAHAAAEKFGYPVVVKPRAGVASQAVALVRDGAELAEHFAPAHRLPAADLRSPDRSVLIEEYLTGPEVAVDCVLRRGHVMPVVVSHKELGYAPYFEETGHWTRGDDPLLGDPAITRFLTQVHAAVGFSTGATHTEFKLTDEGPKLIEINGRLGGDLISYLCHSASGVDPGLALAAVSCGDAPDLTRTRALCAGIRFAYPPWHRTRVEEIAFSPAGLPPEAGLAVPLVGPGEVVLLPHKDLMEGRVAFVTATAATREELSDALGRSLAALRCTWSPA from the coding sequence GTGAAGCGGCTGGTGGTGGTCGGGACGGGGCCGCGCCTGTACAGGGAGTTCATGCTGCGCCAGATCGGCGAGCGCTACGAGGTGCACCTCGTCATCGGCAGGCCCGCCGAGTGGGAGACGCCCTACATCGCCGGCGCCACCGTCGTGCCCGGCATGACCGCGGAGGGCATCGTGGCCGCCGTCGGCGAGATCGTCGCGCGGCAGGCCGTCCACGGGGTCATGACCTGGGCGGAGAGCCACGTCGTGGACACCGCGCTGGCCGCCGCGGCCGTCGGCCTGCCAGGGCCGGGCCCCGGCGCCGCCCGCGCCTGCCGCGACAAGCACGCCACCCGCTCGGCGCTGGCCGCGCGCGGCGTGCCGCAGCCGCAGTCGGTGCTGGTCGGCGACGTGGCCGAGGCGCACGCCGCGGCCGAGAAGTTCGGCTACCCGGTCGTCGTCAAGCCCAGGGCCGGGGTCGCCAGCCAGGCCGTCGCGCTGGTCCGCGACGGCGCGGAGCTGGCCGAGCACTTCGCGCCCGCCCACCGCCTGCCGGCCGCCGACCTGCGATCGCCGGACCGCTCCGTCCTGATCGAGGAATACCTCACCGGGCCGGAGGTCGCCGTGGACTGCGTGCTGCGGCGGGGCCATGTCATGCCGGTCGTCGTCTCGCACAAGGAGCTGGGCTACGCGCCGTACTTCGAGGAGACCGGGCACTGGACGCGCGGCGACGACCCGCTGCTCGGCGACCCCGCGATCACCCGCTTCCTGACCCAGGTGCATGCGGCCGTCGGGTTCTCGACCGGCGCCACGCACACCGAGTTCAAGCTCACCGACGAGGGCCCGAAGCTCATCGAGATCAACGGCCGGCTCGGCGGCGACCTCATCTCGTACCTGTGCCACAGCGCCTCCGGCGTGGACCCGGGCCTGGCCCTGGCGGCGGTGTCGTGCGGCGACGCGCCCGACCTCACGCGCACGCGCGCACTGTGCGCCGGGATCAGGTTCGCCTACCCGCCGTGGCACCGGACCCGCGTCGAGGAGATCGCCTTCTCCCCGGCCGGCCTGCCGCCGGAGGCCGGGCTCGCCGTCCCGCTCGTCGGCCCCGGCGAGGTCGTCCTGCTGCCGCACAAGGACCTCATGGAGGGCCGCGTCGCCTTCGTCACCGCCACCGCCGCCACCCGCGAGGAGCTGTCCGACGCGCTCGGCCGGTCGCTGGCGGCGTTACGTTGCACGTGGAGCCCCGCATGA
- a CDS encoding alpha/beta hydrolase, giving the protein MTDLTAMRRPAEPDWSTVTTEELIAFRDAENHVRASTAARVITGEPDPGVTIEWQQVALPGRELPVRVYRPLAGGVLPLVLHVHGGGFVGTAPQSDWVNSHLAARLPALVVSVEHRLLDWETPLSAAVQDGWDVLRHVVDDAAAWGVDPARVAVFGESCGGLICALAAVRAGGERLPLRAQVLVNPAVDVASTALDYDSVARYPDTPTLTVPQLRFFQRLAVPEGADARALSPLYAGDLDGLAPALVVVPTHDPIADHGRRYAERLQAAGTSARLSEYPAAGHAFLSMPGMAPQATPARAEILAFLQESLSD; this is encoded by the coding sequence ATGACCGACCTCACCGCGATGCGGCGACCGGCCGAGCCGGACTGGTCCACGGTCACGACCGAGGAGCTCATCGCCTTCCGCGACGCCGAGAACCACGTCCGCGCCTCCACCGCCGCCCGGGTGATCACCGGGGAGCCGGACCCGGGCGTCACCATCGAGTGGCAGCAGGTGGCGCTGCCCGGCCGCGAGCTGCCCGTCCGCGTGTACCGGCCCCTGGCCGGCGGCGTCCTGCCCCTCGTGCTCCACGTGCACGGAGGCGGCTTCGTCGGCACCGCCCCGCAGAGCGACTGGGTCAACAGCCACCTCGCCGCCCGGCTCCCGGCGCTCGTCGTCTCGGTCGAGCACCGCCTCCTCGACTGGGAGACGCCGCTGTCCGCCGCCGTCCAGGACGGCTGGGACGTGCTCCGCCACGTGGTGGACGACGCCGCGGCGTGGGGCGTCGACCCGGCGCGCGTCGCCGTCTTCGGCGAGAGCTGCGGCGGGCTGATCTGCGCGCTGGCGGCCGTCAGGGCCGGCGGGGAGCGCCTGCCCCTGCGCGCGCAGGTGCTGGTCAACCCCGCGGTGGACGTGGCCTCGACGGCCCTGGATTACGACTCGGTGGCCCGGTACCCGGACACCCCCACCCTCACCGTGCCGCAGCTGCGCTTCTTCCAGCGGCTGGCCGTCCCCGAGGGCGCCGACGCCCGTGCGCTGTCCCCGCTGTACGCCGGTGACCTGGACGGGCTGGCCCCGGCCCTCGTGGTGGTGCCCACGCACGACCCGATCGCCGACCACGGCCGCCGTTACGCCGAGCGGCTCCAGGCGGCAGGGACCTCCGCGCGGCTCAGCGAGTACCCGGCAGCGGGGCACGCGTTCCTGAGCATGCCGGGCATGGCCCCCCAGGCGACGCCCGCACGCGCGGAGATCCTCGCGTTCCTCCAGGAGTCCCTCAGTGACTGA
- a CDS encoding cupin domain-containing protein has protein sequence MAIDPRLIVTGYRPDGAAVVVRDTLVPPITARALPGQEMYLLWGSPDGGATVGPKAAAPVTLPFFAGAGGTRLLLVRFPPASAASSAVPSPEEQAEIDAEVEERLPGLMDVFEPGDSSGMHTTDTLDYGICLEGELWLELDSGEEVRLTPGACVVQQGTRHAWHNRAATPALMAFVGIGAERAS, from the coding sequence ATGGCGATCGATCCGCGCCTGATCGTGACCGGCTACCGTCCGGACGGCGCGGCGGTCGTCGTGCGTGACACGCTCGTCCCGCCGATCACCGCCCGCGCGCTGCCGGGCCAGGAGATGTACCTGCTGTGGGGCAGCCCCGACGGCGGCGCCACCGTCGGCCCGAAGGCGGCGGCGCCGGTCACGCTGCCGTTCTTCGCCGGGGCCGGCGGGACGCGGCTGCTGCTCGTACGCTTCCCGCCCGCGTCCGCTGCATCGTCGGCTGTGCCCTCGCCCGAGGAGCAGGCCGAGATCGACGCGGAGGTCGAGGAGCGGCTGCCCGGGCTCATGGACGTCTTCGAGCCCGGCGACTCCTCGGGGATGCACACCACCGACACCCTCGACTACGGCATCTGCCTGGAGGGCGAGCTGTGGCTGGAGCTCGACTCGGGCGAGGAGGTGCGGCTCACCCCCGGCGCCTGCGTCGTCCAGCAGGGCACCCGGCACGCCTGGCACAACCGCGCCGCCACCCCGGCGCTGATGGCGTTCGTCGGCATCGGTGCGGAGCGGGCGTCGTGA
- a CDS encoding ABC transporter ATP-binding protein: MTESTATEPTATQSTATQSTATESTTTEPAATGVTVAGLLRPHAGGFAALVTLQVIGAVAGLAPLLAVAELGRALLSPGPVDRAHVWSAVLAGVAGLLVRLLFTAASSGIGHLLDGQVQLTFRRRLAAHLGRVPIGWFSRRRTGELAKVVGEDVSAVHPFIAHTPGELVSAFVVPLVSLVYLFTVDWRLTLITLIPVLLAVALVPLMMTPGRQREQREFDAAMGRIAGSVVEFVQGIAVVKAFGGAGRTHRKFLTATDEFADTFLRWARGMAPIAAGMQTALAPPFVLLVVLIGGTVLIAGGGLAPADLLPFLLLGLGLTAPVAALGHGFDDMQAAGRAVGRIRDVLAVRPLPEPGRPIAARGHRLELRGVRFGYDAEREVLRGIDLVLEPGTVTAIVGPSGSGKSTLVQLLPRFFDPTHGSITLGGVDLRELGSRQLYRTVSFVFQDIRLLRASIADNIALAVPEADREQVVRAARLANIHDRIMELPRGYDTVLEEETGLSRGEAQRIAIARALLADTPVLVLDEATAFADPQTEQAVRRALATLQGDRTIVVIAHRLETIADADTVVLLDDGAIVERGTPAELLSRKNGRFAAFWRSHRGDEPR; this comes from the coding sequence GTGACTGAGTCCACAGCGACCGAGCCCACCGCGACCCAATCCACCGCGACCCAATCCACCGCGACCGAATCCACCACGACCGAGCCCGCCGCGACTGGGGTCACCGTGGCCGGGCTGCTGCGCCCGCACGCCGGCGGTTTCGCCGCCCTGGTGACCCTCCAGGTGATCGGCGCCGTGGCGGGCCTGGCGCCGCTCCTGGCCGTGGCCGAGCTGGGCCGCGCGTTGCTGTCGCCGGGCCCCGTCGATCGTGCGCACGTCTGGTCAGCAGTGCTCGCCGGCGTGGCCGGCCTGCTGGTCCGGCTGCTCTTCACCGCAGCCTCCTCGGGGATCGGGCACCTGCTCGACGGCCAGGTGCAGCTCACCTTCCGCCGGCGGCTGGCCGCGCACCTGGGCCGCGTCCCGATCGGGTGGTTCTCCCGGCGCAGGACGGGCGAGCTGGCCAAGGTGGTGGGCGAGGACGTGAGCGCGGTGCATCCGTTCATCGCGCACACGCCAGGCGAGCTGGTCTCGGCGTTCGTGGTGCCGCTGGTGTCGCTGGTCTACCTGTTCACGGTGGACTGGCGGCTCACGCTGATCACGTTGATCCCGGTGCTGCTGGCGGTGGCGCTGGTCCCGCTGATGATGACCCCCGGGCGGCAGCGCGAGCAGCGCGAGTTCGACGCGGCCATGGGGCGGATCGCCGGCTCGGTGGTGGAGTTCGTGCAGGGCATCGCGGTGGTCAAGGCGTTCGGCGGCGCCGGGCGTACGCACCGCAAGTTCTTGACGGCCACGGACGAGTTCGCCGACACCTTCCTGCGCTGGGCTCGCGGGATGGCGCCGATCGCGGCCGGGATGCAGACGGCGCTGGCGCCGCCGTTCGTGCTGCTCGTCGTGCTGATCGGCGGCACCGTCCTGATCGCGGGCGGCGGGCTGGCGCCGGCCGACCTGCTGCCGTTCCTGCTGCTGGGGCTGGGGCTGACCGCTCCGGTGGCCGCGCTGGGGCACGGCTTCGACGACATGCAGGCGGCCGGGCGCGCGGTCGGCAGGATCAGGGACGTTCTGGCGGTGCGGCCGCTGCCCGAGCCCGGCCGCCCGATCGCGGCGCGCGGGCACCGGCTGGAGCTGCGCGGCGTGCGCTTCGGCTACGACGCGGAGCGGGAGGTGCTGCGCGGCATCGACCTGGTGCTCGAACCCGGCACGGTCACCGCGATCGTGGGCCCGTCGGGCAGCGGCAAGTCCACGCTGGTCCAGCTCCTGCCCCGGTTCTTCGACCCCACCCACGGCTCGATCACCCTGGGCGGCGTCGATCTGCGCGAGCTCGGCAGCAGGCAGCTCTACCGGACGGTCTCCTTCGTCTTCCAGGACATCCGGCTGCTGCGCGCCTCCATCGCCGACAACATCGCGCTGGCGGTCCCCGAGGCCGACCGCGAGCAGGTGGTCAGGGCCGCCAGGCTGGCCAACATCCACGACCGCATCATGGAGCTGCCGCGCGGCTACGACACGGTGCTGGAGGAGGAGACCGGGCTGTCGCGCGGCGAGGCCCAGCGGATCGCCATCGCCCGCGCGCTGCTCGCCGACACCCCCGTGCTGGTGCTGGACGAAGCCACCGCGTTCGCCGACCCGCAGACCGAGCAGGCCGTACGGCGGGCGCTGGCCACGTTGCAGGGCGATCGCACGATCGTGGTCATCGCCCACCGGCTGGAGACGATCGCCGACGCCGACACCGTCGTGCTGCTGGACGACGGAGCGATCGTCGAGCGCGGCACCCCCGCCGAACTGCTGAGCCGCAAGAACGGCAGATTCGCCGCGTTCTGGCGATCCCACCGAGGAGACGAGCCCCGATGA